The Corallococcus soli sequence GCTGCGGTCGCCGCCTACTTCTACACCGCGCAAGCCTCCCCGGACGCGCCGGAGGCCCACAGCGCCATCTGGGCGCCCCCGCGCTCCTGAGGTAGGGGAAACCCCGTAGCGGTCGAATCCAGACCGCCCATCCTCAAGCAAAGGGCCGCAGTACGTCCTATCCGGGTACGGATTGGCCCTGGCTCCACATTCGGTGTGTGCCTTCAGCCAGCGTCCGGTGCGCCGGACGTATAGGGCTGTACCTCCACCCCTGCTCTCCTCCATGAACCACCGCTCCCAGCCCTCCAGCCTCCCTCCGTGTGGACGCGCCCTCTTCGTGGTGCTCGCGCTCCTCGTCCCGCTCACCACGGCGTGTGGCGACGAGGACCCACCCGTCAATCCCGGACGCGTTGACACCCAGGTGGACGCGGGCGGAGCGGATGCATCCACCTCGACGCCTCCCGACGCCTCGTGTGTCGGCGCCTCGTGTGACGGGGGATCCCTCCCCGAGTCACCCGACGCAGGGGGCCCGGATGGCGGTGCCACCACGGATGGAGGCACCACGGATGGCGGTGCCGCCACGGATGGCGGCGCCACGGACGGAGGCCCTGAGAAGCCGTTGCCCCTGCCTGTCGACCTGAGCGCCCCGCCGGAACTGCTCGTGCGCAGCGACGGTTCGGCCGTCCTGCGGGTGGGCATCGCGCGGCGCGAGGGCTTCACCGGCCCCGTTACCCTCGCCGTTCGCGGCCTGCCCTCCGAGGTCTTCGTGGCCGATCGCTGGGTGTCGGAGGGCATGAACGCGGCGGCGCTGGTCGTGAGCGTGTCGGAGCGCGTCGGGCCGGGGACCCGCCTCGACGCCACGCTGGTGGCCACGGCGGAAGGCCGCTCCACGTCGCGCCCGTTGCGGCTGCTGGTCGCGGGCCCTTCCTTCTCGCTGGATCCCACCTTCCCCGTGGTGCCCCTGGGCTGGACGGACACGGCACGGAGTCTGGCCGTCCTGCCGGACGGCAAGCTGCTCACGGCGTATGCCATCTCCAAGGACGTCTGGCCGGGCGGCGCCAAGGGCTTCGTGCTCGAGCGACACCACGCGGACGGCGTCCCGGACCTGGGTTTCGGGACGCTCGGGACGGCGACGCACCTGCGCCCGGCCGTGGTGCAGTTGCTCGCGCTCAAGTCCCTGCCGACAGGAGGGAGCCTCGTGGCGGGCACCGCCGCCGACTGCCATGACAACAACAGCGCGACCCCCTGCACCCTCCTCGTCTCGCGCCACCTCGCCACGGGCATGCCCGATACGAGCTTCGGGGTCGCGGGCGTCGCTTCGGCGCAATTCAGCGCCAATCCCTGCTCCGGCGTGAAGCTTCTCGTGGACGATGCGGGCCGGGTGTCGGTGGTCGTGGCGTACTTGGAGTCGGCCCAGGGGGGGGCGGACGCCTACGGTGTGCAGCGGTGGGAAGCGGATGGCAGCCCTGTCGCGGGGTTCGGGACGGAGGGGAAGATGACGTTCCCGCTCCCGGCGAGCGAGCTGCGATCCGACCAGCTCCGGGAAGCCCTCCAGCGGAAGGACGGCACCATCGTCATCGCCGTCTCCCTCTTCGACGGCAGCGGCTCGAACCTCCACGGGCTGGGGTTCATCCAGATGAACGGAGCGACCGGAGCGGCTTCATGGCACGTGGAGAGCGGCTCCTCCCTCCATCGGAACGTCGTCGTGGACGGGCGCGGCCGGTTCGTCTCGCTCCTCTCCACGTACGCCCCCACCTATGACGTCATCGTGCGGTGGTACGACGAGAACGGCTCGCGCATCCACACCTCGGGGGGTGGCTCGATGCCGGCGCGCCTGCTCGCCATTGGCACGGCCGACGAGCTGTTCTTCGACGACGCGGGCACGCCCTACACGGTGGGACGGATTGAAGGCGGGGGCGGCCTGGCGGTGGTGCGTTTCACGCAGCAGGGGATGGTGGACCCGGGGTTTGGCACCAACGGCCTGGTCCGGCTGGACAGCGGCCTCAACGACTTGTCGGGCATCACCCGCGAGCCGAATGGCTGTCTGCTCGCGCGCACATGGCCGGAGCCGGGGCTGGTCCGAATGTGGCCGTGATGTGTCAGCACCTTCAACGATGAACGGTGGGACGGTGCGGACCCTGGTCACGCACCGGGCCCTCCCGGGGCATGCGAGGGCTTGAGGATGCACACCCGAAGCGCCGTGGCCCCGCTGCTGTGGCTCCTCCTGGAGCTCTGGCTCACCGCGTCCGCCCTGTGCTGTGCGGGGCTGGTGGTGCTCGGCGTCCTCTACCGGGTGACGCTGGAGCCGCACCCCTTCCCAGGGGATCCACCCACGGCGGACCTGATCCTGCTGTTGGCGCTCGTCGTCTGGCTGTTCATGCTCACGGGGCTCTGCGCTGCGTTCGCGTGGTACCGCTTCGGTGAGCAGAGCAGGGGAGGGCGCGTGGGGGGCAAGGCGGCTGCCGTGCTGCTGATGCTGTCCGTCCTGGCGCTGGCGCCGGTGCTGGCCGAGGTCGGCAAGCGCCACTTCGGCGAATGGCGCCAGTTGAAGGCGATGATCCGGCAGGGCGAGGCCAGGGTCCTGGAGCGGGTCCAGCGCGAGGGCGGGGTGCTGTCGTCGGAAGAGGTCGAGCTGGCGCGTGACGGGCTCAAGGCGCACCCCATGTACTTCAAGTTCGAAGGGATGCCCCACCCCGTGCAGGTTCGCGTGATGAGTCCCCTGCCGCCCTATGTGGGCGTGGATTTCGGCGGCGGGGACAATGCCATGTTCGACCCGGACACGATGATCTGCACCTTCTCCGACTGAGGGCGGGATGACACGGTGCGCCGGCCCTGGCTGGCGTTGCGCCCCGACGGAATTCGAGCCCGTGGAGGCGAGGACCTCCACCCGCGTCGGCACACGTCCTGGGCAGAATCGCGAGTGAATCCGGGCACTTTGGGTTCGTGGGGCGGCTCCGCCCGGCTCCGCCTGTCGCTCGGGGCTCCCCTCCGGGGGGCGCACTGGAGACGGAACGCTGGGCACCCCGCGACGCTCCTGCTCCATCCCGCCGCACCCGCCCACGCCCTGCTACAGGCCTCCCTTCCTGCGGATGCGCACCGAGGAGGCTCCCAGCTTGCGCTGAAATCACGTATAGGCCCCCCATAACAAATTGTGCGGCACACGAGCGGCCCCGCTGGGGGGGAGGTCTGGCCCCCGCGACTGCTCTGGAGGAACGGATGGAGTTGTCGAGTCTCGAGTCGAATTTCTGGACAGTCGCACCGGGCGTCATCGGCGCCGTGGGGCTGCTCTTCTCTGCGTTCTTCTACTTCCGCGTCAAGGGCCTCCCCGAGGGTGACGCGACCATGAACCGCATCGCGGGCTACATCCGCGAAGGCGCGATGGCGTTCCTCGTGCGCGAGTACAAGGTGCTCGCGGTCTACTGCGCGGTCATCGCGGTGATCATCGGCCTGACGCTGGGATGGCTGGCGAGCGCGAGCTTCGTGCTGGGCGCGTTCCTGTCGCTGCTCGCGGGCTACATCGGCATGAAGGCCGCGACGTTCGCGAACGTGCGCACCGCGCAGGCCGCGCGCACCGGCTCCAAGCCGAACGCGCTCCTGGTCGCCCTGGATGGCGGCGCCGTGATGGGACTCGCCGTCGCCGGCCTGGGCCTCGTCGGCATGGGCGGGGTCTACTACGCGTTCCAGGGCAATGAGCACCTGGCCCCCATCCTCCACTCCTTCGCCGTGGGCGCGAGCTCCATCGCGCTCTTCGCGCGCGTGGGCGGCGGCATCTACACCAAGGCCGCGGACGTCGGCTCCGACATCGCGGGCAAGGTCATCGAGAACATCCCCGAGGACGACCCGCGCAACCCCGGCGTCATCGCCGACAACGTGGGCGACAACGTGGGCGACGTGGCCGGCATGGGCGCGGACATCTACGAGTCCATGGTGGCCGCGCTCGTCGCCGCGATGGCGATCGCGCTGACCGCGAATGCGGCGGACCTCTCCCGCCTCGTGGTGGACCCCTCGGCGACGGGGCTCGCGAGGGTGGCGGGCGTGGTGCTCCCGCTCGTGCTGTCCGCCGTCGGTCTGGTGGTCAGCCTGCTGAGCATCTTCATCGCGCGCGCGCTCAAGCACATGAACCCCGCGCAGGTCCTGCGCAGCGCCCTCATCATGCCCCCCGTCATCCTGGTGGGCCTGTCGTTCGTGATGATGAACGTGTTCGGCCTCTCCCAGGCCATCACGGTGGCGCTGGCGGCGGGCGCCTTCGGTGGTGCCATCATCGGCCTCGTCACGGACTACTACACGTCGTCCACGCCGGTGCAGCGCATCGCGGAGGCCTCCATCACGGGCGCGGGCACGAACCTCATCCGCGGCCTCGCCGTCGGCATGGAGAGCGTCGGCATCTCGATGGCCACCATCGCGCTGGTGGCCTACATCGCGGACCGGGCGCTCGGCCTGTACGGCATCGCGATGGCGGCGGTCGGCATGCTGGGCGGCACGGCCGTCGTGATGACGGTGGACGCCTACGGCCCCATCTCGGACAACGCGGGCGGCATCTCGGAGATGTCGGGACTCGGCCCTGAAGTGCGCGCCATCACCGACGAGCTGGACGCGGTGGGCAACACCACGGCGGCCATCGGCAAGGGCTTCGCCATCGGCTCGGCGACGCTCACCGTCATCGCGCTCTTCTCCGCGTTCAACCTGGAGGTCAACCACACGCGGCTGGCCGCCGGCCTGCCGGAGATGAGCCTGCTGCTGACCAACCCGAACGTCATCGTGGGCATGCTGCTGGGCTCCATCCTGCCGTTCCTGGTGGGCGCCTCGACGATGCTCGCCGTGGGCCGCGCCGCCGGTGCCATCGTCGAGGAGATTGGCCGCCAGTTCCGTGAGATTCCGGGCCTGATGGAGCTCAAGGCGGATCCGGACCCCAAGAAGATCGTCGACATCGCGACCAAGAGCGCGCTGCGCGAGATGATCTTCCCGGGCCTCATCGCCATCGTCGCCCCGCCGCTGGTGGGCTACGTGCTGGGGCCCTCCGCGCTCGCGGGCCTCCTGGCGGGCGCGCTCGTCGTCGGCGCCACCATGGCCCTCTACATGGCCAACGCGGGTGGCGCGTGGGACAACGCCAAGAAGTACATCGAGAAGGGCAAGCTGCCGGGCCACGCGAAGGGCTCGGCGGTCCACAAGGCCGCCGTCGTCGGCGACATGGTGGGTGACCCGTTCAAGGACACCTCCGGCCCTGGCGTCGCCATCCTGATCAAGGTCATGAGCGTCGTCTCGCTGCTCGTGGCCTCGCTCATCGCGCTCAGGTAGTCAGCGCTCGCGGAGCGGCGCCCGGATGTCCGGGGGCCGCACCGCGAAAGGCAGCTCGGATCGCGCGGCCCTCATGGGGCCGCGCGGTGCCTGAGAGCTCCCGCTGGAAGCAGGCGAGCGGCAGGCTGGACGTGCGGGACCCCCAACACCCAACCAGGCGCTGTCGGACGGAGCCCTGGGGCGGTGGGTGAGCGCGTGCTTACACTTCATCGTGTGCCGTGACCGCCTGCGCGCCGGGCAACAGGAACAACAGCGGCTCCAGCGGGCCTGACGCGCGCGCTCGCACCCACTCCTCCGGGTGTGAGGAGGAGTGCCACCGCTGTTGTCCGCTGACCGAGAGGTGTCGCATGGTCCTGGAGCTCTCCCCGCAGCAAGTCCACCTCCTGCACGCCACCCTGGCTGAAAGCATCGACCAGCTGCGCGACGAGATCGTCCACACCGACGAGCGCCGCCTGCGCGACGCGCTGAAGGAGAAGTTCGACCGGTTGCAGGCCCTCCAGCGACAGGTGGACGCCCTGGTGCCGCGCGAACAGCCGTCCCTCTGACCCAGGGGAAGTGGCGCGCCGCGCGGGTGGTGACTGCTGTCAGCGAGGGATGACTCCAGTCACCAGGGGGAAGGACCCGCTGTGCCTCGCGCTTCGAGGCCTGGCGGAGGTCCGCCTCAAGGACATCAAGGGCTTGGCTTCCAGCGGGTGCCGCCTGAAGGGCTGGCATGGCTCCTGCTGTAGGTGTTCGTCATTCAGCCCCCTTCATTCCCCCAGAGGAAATCCCCCATGGCCCTCTCGACCGTTTCCAACCGTCCCGCTGCCTTCCGCGCCCCTTCGCAGGATGTGGCTTTCCGGCCTGAAGGCGTGTCCGGTCCCCGCGCTCAGGGGTGCCTCGGCGCGAAGTCCGGAGCGAACCTGGCGTCCCAGCTCCAGCAGGATGGCTTCAGCGCGGGCCCCCAGCAGGGGGCTGAGTTCAAGCAGTTCATGGAGGGCCTCAACGAGGTGGTGAAGGGGCTGCAGCAGCTCACCCAGATGCTCCAGGGGCTCGGTGAGGCCCCCTCCCTGGGCGGCGAGGACGGCGTCGCGGCGCCGTCGGGTGCGTCCAGCGCGGGCGGCCCGTCGAGCGCGGGCGGTCCGTCGAGCGCGGGTGATTCGTACCAGGCCGGCCCCGCCACTGCCGCCGGCTCCGCGGGTGAGGCTCCGAAGGGCCAGGTGGGTGATTGGATCAAGGAGGCCCAGCAGCTGCTCGCCGCCGCGGGCGTTCCGGCCGACAAGATGAACGCCCAGGACATCGCCAAGATCATCGAGCACGAGTCCAGCGGCAACCCGAACGCCATCAACAACTGGGACTCCAACGCGCAGAAGGGCACGCCTTCCATCGGCCTGATGCAGACCATCCAGCCGACGTTCGACGCGCACAAGCTCCCCGGCCACGACGACATCCGCAACCCGGTGGACAACATCGTCGCGGCCGTGCGCTACGCGGTGGATCGCTACGGCTCCGTGTCCGACACCCCGGGCATCAAGGCGCTCAACGGCGGCAGCGGCTACGTCGGCTACTAGCAGTCCCGTGTGGGGCCTCGCTCCCGGGCAGGCAGGCAGGACGGCGGCGCCCACCGGGCGTCGCATCCCGTATGCTCGCCCCGCCATGTCCCCGAACCTGAAAGCCCGAAGCGCGCTCGCCGCGGCCTCGCTCCTGCTGGCGACACCGGTGCTCGCGCAGGCACCACGGAGCGGCGCGCCGCCCGCGGAGGCCGTGCCCCCGTCGCCGCCCGAGGGCACCGCGCCCGCGCAAGCCCAGCCCACGATGACGAAGCCCCCGGAGCTGGTGCAGCAGGTGGAGGCCGTGTATCCGCCCGAGGCACTCGCGGAGGGGCTCACCGCGTCCGTGCGGCTCATCATCACCATCGCCGCGGACGGCACCGTGTCGGACGTGCTGCCCACGGAGCCCGCCGGCCATGGCTTCGACGAGGCGGCCCTCGCGGCGGTGCGCCAGTTCCGCTTCTCGCCCGCGGAGGTGGACGGCGTGCCCGCGCCGGTGCAGGTGGAGTACGTCTACCACTTCACCCTCGCCGCTCCGCCGCAGGAGGCCTCCGGACCGGAGCAGGTCCAGGCGGCGCCGAAGGCCACGCTCACCGGACAGCTGATCTCCCGCGGCAGCCGCTCGCGGGTGCCCGGCGCCACCGTGCGCTGCGGTGACGACCCGGAAGCTCCCGAGGCCACCTCGGACGCGGATGGCCGCTTCACCCTCGAAGTGCCGCCCGGCGAGTGCGCGGTGCGCGTGGTGGCGTCCGGCTTCCAGCTCTACCAGACGAAGGAGCAGCTCCAGGAGAACGAGACGACGGAGGTGAACTTCTTCCTCGCCCCCTCCGCCGGCGCGCTGGAGACGGTGGTGCGCTCCGAGCGGCCGAAGAAGGAGGTCGTGCGCCGGACCATCACCCGCCAGGAGGCGCAGCGGACGCCGGGCACCTTCGGAGACCCCATCCGCGTCATCCAGACCCTGCCGGGCGTGGCGCGCGCGCCCTTCATCTCTGGTGAGCTGCTGGTGCGCGGCTCCAACCCCGGCCAGACGGCGACGATGATGGACGGGGTCCGCATCCCCATCCTCTTCCACCTGCTCGGCGGCCCCTCGGTGGTGAACGCCGAGTTCATCGACCAGCTCGACTTCTTCCCGGGCGGCTACGGCAGCCAGTACGGCCGCGCGGTGGGCGGGATCGTGGAGGTCGGCACGCGCAAGGGCGCCGCCGACACGTTCCATGGCTCGGTGAAGGTGGACGTGCTGGACGCGGGCTTCTTCCTGGAGGCGCCCATCACGGACGGCATCAGCGTGGCCGCCGCCGCGCGGCGCTCGTACATCGACACGCTGCTGCCCCTCTTCCTGCCCAAGAGCGAGGGCAGCACGCTGTCCGTGGTGCCCCGCTACTGGGACTACCAGGTGCGCGTGGACTTCGGCGCGAAGCGGGGCGCCCGCTCGGAAGAGGAGGCCCAGGCCCAGGCGGGCGGCGCGCGCAGCACTGGCTACGTCATGGCCTTCGGCAGCGACGACCAGCTGCGGGTGGTGTCCTCGGGCCCGGAGACGGAGCGGGACCTGTCGGTGGACACGCAGACCCTCTTCCACCGCATCAAGGGCGACTGGACATACCGCAAGGGCGCGCTCACCTCCGTCTTCACGCCGTACGTGGGCTACGACGCCAACAGCTTCAAGTTCGGCGACGCGAAGCAGGAGGGCGTGGGCTACACGTTGGGCGCGCGCGAGGTGCTGGGCCTGGAGCTGTCCTCCTCGCTCACCGTGCGCACGGGCCTGGACCTCGTCTACGAGCACCAGTCCTTCGACGTGCAGTTCCCCGCCCCGGAGAACTTCGAGTACGTGGCCTTCCCCGGCGCCGAGTCCGTGGGCGAGCTGCTGGTGGAGAAGATTGGCCTCGGCTCCTTCGACGGCGCGCTCTTCGTGGAGGCGGACCTGAAGGTGGGCAAGTTCACCTTCACCCCGGGCGTTCGCGGCAACCTCCAGCGCGCGGGCGACGCGCGGAACCTGGCGCTGGATCCGCGGCTGTGGGTGAGCTTCGCGGCCACCGAGCGCACCAACCTCAAGGGCTCGCTCGGCCTCTACAGCCAGCCGGCGGAGACGTTCCGCTTCATCAGCCTGCCGTACGGCAACCCGGACCTCATCTACCAGCGCGCGTTCCAGAGCAGCCTCGGCGTGGACCACCGCCTGACGGACGTGCTCAACGTGGACGTGACGGGCTTCTTCAACCGCCGCTACAACAACATCGCGGCGCCCGGGCAGATCGTCTCGCGCCCGGGGGGAGGCGTGGTCCGGCTGCCGTACTCCAACGAGGGCATCGGCCGCGCCCTGGGGTTGGAGGTCATGGTGAAGAAGAACCGCGCGTCCGCGACGGACAAGTGGTCCGGCTGGCTGTCATACACCTTCAGTCGCTCGCTCGACGGGCGCGCGGGCCCCAACCCCGACGGTGGTGGAGGCTTCGGTGGGAGCTTCGGTGGCAACGGTGATGAGACGTACGGCCTCAGTGCCTTTGATCAGACGCACATCCTCACGCTGGTGAGCAGCTATGTGCTGGGCAATGGCTGGGAGCTGGGCGGGCGCTTCCGCTACACCACCGGCCGTCCGACGACGCCGCTCAACCACACGTTCGACCTGTACCAGGCGGACCGCAACCGCTTCAACGGCACGTATGGCCCGTATGCCTCCGCGCGCACGGCAGGTTTCCACCAGCTCGACATGCGGCTGGACAAGAGCTGGCAATTCCAGAGCTGGACGCTGGGGGCCTACATCGACGTGCAGAACCTCTACAACGCGGAGAACGTCGAGTTCGTCTTCAACGACTACCGGCAGCGCCGGGAGTACGAGGTGCCCGGCATCCCCATCCTCCCCGTGGTGGGCGTGAAAGGAAGCTTCTGACATGAAGGCCCTGATCCACTCCGGAGGCCTGCTCCTGCTGGGCCTCGCGGCCCTCGCCTGTGTCGACCCCGAAGACCGGGCTTCTCGCGTGCATGACTTCCGGGTGCTCGGCGTCTCCACGGAGCAGCCAGAGCTGATGGCCTCCACCTGCGAGCGCACGCCGGAGGCCCTGGACGCGCTCGCGGCGGAGGTGACGTACCGCGCGCTGCTGGTGGACCCCGCCGGCGAGGGGCGCTCCATCCAGTACACGTTGTGGGCGTGCGCGGATCCGGATGACCGGACGTGCTCGAACGAAGCGGACCGCGCGCTGCTCGCGGAGGGCACCACGGGCGCGGGTGAGCTGACCCTCCCCATCCGCCCCGGCGCGGCCAGGGTAGGGGAGGACCGGCTCCTGCTGGAGCGGGTACAGGAGGAGGACCCCTACAAGGGGCTGGGAGGCATCCGCATGCCGCTCGTCCTCCGCGCGGTGGCGGGCGACGAGGAGGTCTACGCGCA is a genomic window containing:
- a CDS encoding sodium-translocating pyrophosphatase yields the protein MELSSLESNFWTVAPGVIGAVGLLFSAFFYFRVKGLPEGDATMNRIAGYIREGAMAFLVREYKVLAVYCAVIAVIIGLTLGWLASASFVLGAFLSLLAGYIGMKAATFANVRTAQAARTGSKPNALLVALDGGAVMGLAVAGLGLVGMGGVYYAFQGNEHLAPILHSFAVGASSIALFARVGGGIYTKAADVGSDIAGKVIENIPEDDPRNPGVIADNVGDNVGDVAGMGADIYESMVAALVAAMAIALTANAADLSRLVVDPSATGLARVAGVVLPLVLSAVGLVVSLLSIFIARALKHMNPAQVLRSALIMPPVILVGLSFVMMNVFGLSQAITVALAAGAFGGAIIGLVTDYYTSSTPVQRIAEASITGAGTNLIRGLAVGMESVGISMATIALVAYIADRALGLYGIAMAAVGMLGGTAVVMTVDAYGPISDNAGGISEMSGLGPEVRAITDELDAVGNTTAAIGKGFAIGSATLTVIALFSAFNLEVNHTRLAAGLPEMSLLLTNPNVIVGMLLGSILPFLVGASTMLAVGRAAGAIVEEIGRQFREIPGLMELKADPDPKKIVDIATKSALREMIFPGLIAIVAPPLVGYVLGPSALAGLLAGALVVGATMALYMANAGGAWDNAKKYIEKGKLPGHAKGSAVHKAAVVGDMVGDPFKDTSGPGVAILIKVMSVVSLLVASLIALR
- a CDS encoding transglycosylase SLT domain-containing protein, whose protein sequence is MSGPRAQGCLGAKSGANLASQLQQDGFSAGPQQGAEFKQFMEGLNEVVKGLQQLTQMLQGLGEAPSLGGEDGVAAPSGASSAGGPSSAGGPSSAGDSYQAGPATAAGSAGEAPKGQVGDWIKEAQQLLAAAGVPADKMNAQDIAKIIEHESSGNPNAINNWDSNAQKGTPSIGLMQTIQPTFDAHKLPGHDDIRNPVDNIVAAVRYAVDRYGSVSDTPGIKALNGGSGYVGY
- a CDS encoding TonB-dependent receptor, which produces MSPNLKARSALAAASLLLATPVLAQAPRSGAPPAEAVPPSPPEGTAPAQAQPTMTKPPELVQQVEAVYPPEALAEGLTASVRLIITIAADGTVSDVLPTEPAGHGFDEAALAAVRQFRFSPAEVDGVPAPVQVEYVYHFTLAAPPQEASGPEQVQAAPKATLTGQLISRGSRSRVPGATVRCGDDPEAPEATSDADGRFTLEVPPGECAVRVVASGFQLYQTKEQLQENETTEVNFFLAPSAGALETVVRSERPKKEVVRRTITRQEAQRTPGTFGDPIRVIQTLPGVARAPFISGELLVRGSNPGQTATMMDGVRIPILFHLLGGPSVVNAEFIDQLDFFPGGYGSQYGRAVGGIVEVGTRKGAADTFHGSVKVDVLDAGFFLEAPITDGISVAAAARRSYIDTLLPLFLPKSEGSTLSVVPRYWDYQVRVDFGAKRGARSEEEAQAQAGGARSTGYVMAFGSDDQLRVVSSGPETERDLSVDTQTLFHRIKGDWTYRKGALTSVFTPYVGYDANSFKFGDAKQEGVGYTLGAREVLGLELSSSLTVRTGLDLVYEHQSFDVQFPAPENFEYVAFPGAESVGELLVEKIGLGSFDGALFVEADLKVGKFTFTPGVRGNLQRAGDARNLALDPRLWVSFAATERTNLKGSLGLYSQPAETFRFISLPYGNPDLIYQRAFQSSLGVDHRLTDVLNVDVTGFFNRRYNNIAAPGQIVSRPGGGVVRLPYSNEGIGRALGLEVMVKKNRASATDKWSGWLSYTFSRSLDGRAGPNPDGGGGFGGSFGGNGDETYGLSAFDQTHILTLVSSYVLGNGWELGGRFRYTTGRPTTPLNHTFDLYQADRNRFNGTYGPYASARTAGFHQLDMRLDKSWQFQSWTLGAYIDVQNLYNAENVEFVFNDYRQRREYEVPGIPILPVVGVKGSF